Within Bdellovibrio bacteriovorus HD100, the genomic segment CCCACTTGCTTTTGCACACGCATGCGGAACTGATAAGGCTCTTGGGTGTCGCGATAGTCGTTCGAGAAGATGCCCAGACGGTTGTCGTAAGCTTCTTTGGAAGCTTTGCTGTAATCACTCACCACACGTTTTTCAAACGGGTAGATGAAGTAAATCATACCCCAGCCGTTTTTAAGCATTTCGATATTAAGTTCAGTTTTACCATTCAGCAAGCGACCCAGGATGCGCCCGTGTTTGTCGATCTGGCTGTCTTCGCTTAAGGTGATGATGCCGTCGGCCGGAATCAGGGATCGCAGGAAATCGCGCGCGGCCAGAGCTACATCGCCTTGGGTTTCTTTCATAAAGTCCACTTCCGGAGTGTCCACGCCCATCAAGCGCACTTTAACTCGGGTGTTGCTTGAAACATCCACCGCTGTCAGAGTGTCGCCGTCATGGACACTCAGAACTTTAATGCGTGTGCCTTGGGCCCAAAGAAGAGAAGGAAGAAGCAGGACAATGAAAAGAACTGAAAGGTTTTTCATGGCCCTGAAAAGT encodes:
- a CDS encoding thermonuclease family protein, producing MKNLSVLFIVLLLPSLLWAQGTRIKVLSVHDGDTLTAVDVSSNTRVKVRLMGVDTPEVDFMKETQGDVALAARDFLRSLIPADGIITLSEDSQIDKHGRILGRLLNGKTELNIEMLKNGWGMIYFIYPFEKRVVSDYSKASKEAYDNRLGIFSNDYRDTQEPYQFRMRVQKQVGRNPVGDLELKKVVPPEEINKIPVWKRVFFPNYEMAYQNGYN